Proteins encoded by one window of Primulina huaijiensis isolate GDHJ02 chromosome 1, ASM1229523v2, whole genome shotgun sequence:
- the LOC140973724 gene encoding E3 ubiquitin-protein ligase At3g02290-like, whose amino-acid sequence MGAACCCLRDDFHNPNSSLYRNCVCLRCFVQNFLLVYASLFHRGDEHTIPSSTQATGSLSSVASLDNSLADIYRSPPRPLPYDADPRYFRLQRDGLVSRREKGSSHSHDQETEPLRTSEVDEEAESMSKKNKWNEFTCEDGSKDYNSKLSLKLSTGKTTSGFAHIYTTSDDEDVCPTCLEEYTKENPKIMTSCSHHFHLGCIYEWMERSDNCPVCGTVMAFDESP is encoded by the exons ATGGGCGCTGCTTGTTGCTGTTTGCGAGATGATTTCCATAATCCAAACAGCTCTCTTTATAGGAACTGTGTATGCCTTCGTTGCTTTGTTCAGAACTTCTTACTTGTG TATGCCTCACTGTTTCATAGAGGAGATGAACATACTATACCTTCATCCACTCAGGCGACTGGCTCTCTAAGTTCTGTGGCATCACTTGATAACTCTTTAGCTGATATTTATCGTTCTCCTCCAAGACCTTTACCATATGACGCAGATCCAAGATACTTCCGGTTGCAGCGTGATGGACTAGTCTCCCGAAGGGAAAAAGGCTCAAGCCATTCGCATGATCAGGAAACCGAACCACTAAGAACAAGTGAAGTTGATGAAGAGGCTGAGTCCATGAGTAAAAAGAATAAATGGAATGAATTTACATGTGAAGATGGATCAAAGGActataattcaaaattatcacTGAAGCTCTCAACAGGCAAAACAACAAGTGGATTTGCGCATATTTATACTACTTCAGATGATGAAGATGTCTGTCCAACATGTCTTGAAG AATATACAAAAGAGAACCCAAAGATAATGACAAGTTGTTCTCACCATTTTCATCTTGGCTGTATATATGAGTGGATGGAAAGAAGTGACAACTGCCCAGTTTGTGGCACG GTAATGGCATTTGATGAGTCGCCGTAG
- the LOC140973717 gene encoding uncharacterized protein, producing the protein MRSSYLQHTFRIPRIPRSISMASVSSSSNGKKLIKIDISADTVCPWCFVGKKNLDKAIGLSNDSYNFEIKWHPFLLMPSAPKEGVNKKEFYRNKFGSRAEQIEARMSEIFKGLGMDYDMSGLTGNSFDSHRVLYFAGQQGLDKQHKLAEELGSGYFTRGKYIGDGDFLVESAKKVGVEGAAEFLEDPNNGIKEVNEDLKRYSSHITGVPHFVINGKHQLSGGQPPEAFLKLFQLAAKESS; encoded by the exons ATGCGTTCGAGCTACCTGCAGCATACATTCCGAATTCCTCGTATTCCCAG ATCGATCTCCATGGCCTCAGTTAGTAGCAGCAGCAACGGAAAGAAActtattaaaattgatattagTGCCGATACTGTGTGCCCATGGTGCTTTGTGGGGAAAAAGAATCTTGACAAAGCTATAGGTTTATCCAATGATAGCTACAATTTTGAG ATCAAGTGGCATCCCTTCTTACTTATGCCATCTGCACCCAAGGAAGGCGTCAATAAGAAGGAATTTTACCGCAATAAGTTTGGGTCTCGAGCTGAACAGATCGAAGCTCGGATGTCAGAG ATTTTCAAGGGGCTTGGAATGGACTATGACATGTCTGGACTTAC GGGAAATTCTTTCGATAGCCATAGGGTACTGTATTTTGCTGGACAACAAGGGCTTGATAAACAACATAAACTCGCAGAGGAACTTGGCAGTGGCTATTTCACACGTGGAAAGTACATTGGCGACGG GGACTTTCTAGTAGAGTCCGCTAAAAAGGTTGGAGTTGAAGGCGCAGCCGAGTTTCTTGAAGATCCCAACAATGGAATCAAGGAG GTTAATGAAGATTTGAAGCGCTACTCGTCCCATATAACCGGTGTTCCACATTTTGTT ATAAACGGCAAGCACCAGTTGAGTGGCGGCCAACCGCCGGAGGCCTTCCTCAAGCTATTTCAATTGGCTGCAAAGGAGAGCTCCTAG
- the LOC140973749 gene encoding amino acid transporter AVT6A-like, which translates to MTTGSINYTQEKRPRKSKQVVVDEKSPLLPTKHEEGSGFDEFNGASFSGSVFNLSTTIVGAGIMALPATMKQLGLILGIAMIIFMAFLTHASIEFLLRFSRTAKSASYGGLMGDAFGKYGRILIQICVLVNNIGVLVVYMIIIGDVLSGTTSGGVHHAGVLEGWFGEHWWNTRFSVLLVTTLVIFAPLAGLKRIDSLRYTSTLSVALAVVFLVITVGITFFKLINGTVLMPRLLPNVTDVASFFNLFTAVPVLVTAYICHYNVHSIANELDDNTQIKSVVRTSLLLCSSVYIMTSIFGYLLFGEAILDDVLANFSTDLGIPFGSLLNDAVRVSYAAHLMLVFPIVFYPLRLNIDGLLFPSARPLVSDNARFALLSIGLIVVIFLGANFIPSIWDAFQFTGATAAVCIGFIFPSAVTIRDRYGIATKKDKILSIFMIVLAVFSNLVAIYSDTYSLFKKNSPKRE; encoded by the exons ATGACGACTGGAAGTATTAATTACACCCAAGAAAAAAGGCCAAGAAAAAGCAAGCAAGTAGTTGTCGATGAGAAATCCCCATTGTTGCCCACAAAGCACGAGGAAGGGAGCGGGTTCGATGAATTTAATGGAGCTTCGTTTAGTGGGTCTGTGTTTAATCTGTCCACGACAATTGTAGGTGCTGGAATAATGGCATTACCTGCAACCATGAAGCAATTGGGACTCATTCTTGGAATTGCTATGATAATTTTTATGGCATTCTTGACACATGCCTCAATTGAGTTTTTGCTTAGGTTTAGCCGGACTGCAAAGTCTGCTTCTTATGGAGGACTTATGGGGGATGCTTTTGGAAAGTATGGCAGGATATTGATTCAGATCTGTGTGTTAGTCAACAACATCGGTGTGCTTGTTGTGTACATGATTATCATAG GTGATGTGCTTTCTGGAACAACATCCGGAGGAGTTCATCATGCCGGTGTTCTTGAAGGCTGGTTCGGAGAACACTGGTGGAATACTCGTTTTTCTGTTCTTCTTGTCACCACCCTCGTCATATTTGCTCCATTGGCAGGCTTAAAGCGAATTG ATTCATTGAGATACACATCTACTCTATCAGTTGCACTGGCCGTTGTATTTCTTGTTATTACTGTGGGGATTACGTTCTTCAAGTTGATAAATGGAACTGTTCTGATGCCTAGATTGCTTCCCAATGTCACCGATGTTGCTTCATTCTTCAACCTCTTCACTGCAGTTCCTGTTCTTGTGACCGCGTACATATGCCATTACAATG TACATTCAATAGCCAACGAGCTTGATGATAACACACAGATAAAGTCGGTTGTTAGAACCTCCCTTCTCCTTTGCTCAAGTGTGTATATAATGACTAGCATCTTCGGGTACCTCCTATTTGGTGAAGCCATACTAGATGACGTTCTTGCCAACTTCTCAACGGATCTTGGCATTCCATTTGGATCACTACTCAACGATGCTGTCCGTGTTAGCTATGCAGCCCATTTGATGCTCGTTTTTCCCATTGTTTTTTATCCCCTGAGGCTAAACATAGACGGGCTCCTATTTCCATCCGCTAGGCCATTGGTTTCAGACAACGCCAGGTTTGCGTTGCTCAGTATTGGGCTCATTGTTGTCATCTTTTTGGGTGCAAACTTCATACCAAGCATTTGGGACGCCTTCCAGTTCACTGGAGCTACAGCTGCTGTTTGCATTGGTTTCATCTTTCCGTCTGCGGTGACAATCCG GGACCGGTATGGCATAGCCACGAAGAAGGACAAGATCTTATCTATATTCATGATTGTCTTAGCCGTCTTCTCTAATCTGGTGGCGATATACAGCGACACCTATTCGTTATTCAAGAAGAATTCACCAAAACGTGAATAA
- the LOC140973735 gene encoding biogenesis of lysosome-related organelles complex 1 subunit 2-like, which yields MASRKEMEQDHLAESLDDLFTSVSNMIKGELQGTNDILELLEKMNIRVAEEYTGFGDVASGLRVYVEQLKSKSNGFDEYVQQIDSIEQQVTEFEAVVSTLDKYVSLLETKMKSIYQIPPS from the exons ATGGCTTCTAGGAAGGAGATGGAGCAAGATCACCTGGCCGAGTCCCTCGATGATCTCTTCACCAGTGTCTCTAATATGATCAAAGGCGAGCTTCAG GGAACAAACGACATACTCGAACTTTTGGAGAAAATGAATATAAGGGTCGCGGAAGAATACACAGGCTTTGGCGATGTGGCTTCTGGTTTAAGAGTATACGTGGAGCAACTGAAGTCCAAAAGCAACGGCTTTGACGAATATGTTCAACAGATCGATTCAATAGAGCAACAAGTCACCGAGTTTGAAGCTGTAGTTTCCACGCTTGATAAATACGTTTCTTTGTTAGAAACAAAGATGAAATCTATCTACCAGATTCCACCTTCATAG